One region of uncultured Sulfurimonas sp. genomic DNA includes:
- a CDS encoding efflux RND transporter periplasmic adaptor subunit, with protein MKKLFALLAVGISLYATQTIEISKKQQDDLGIKTQKVTIVDSIDIGPYNAKVTLDKKDIISIGSTVDALIKEIYVRELEHVKKGQKLFSIRSNELLNLQESYIKALIESESINKNYARNQKLQEEGIISYKKLLESLRLKQSSDLRVKLSANELLASGFDAKLLKRVKQSHQALMMINILAPRDAVVEKIDVNIGQKVESNRSMMTILADANRFIQMSVPVKSIESISIGDKCSFASYSATIKAIGNVVNTQSQSVEVLAKIDNSKDIMINRIYAVVIKKEMSGVLKIQKSALVFEQNNSYVFKKVPDGFEVIKVKIIKEGAVCYIVEADLKEGDLLASSSTSALLNAMESSDE; from the coding sequence ATGAAAAAATTATTTGCTTTATTGGCAGTTGGTATTAGTTTATATGCTACTCAAACCATAGAGATATCTAAAAAACAACAAGATGACTTGGGTATAAAAACTCAAAAAGTAACTATAGTTGACTCTATAGATATAGGTCCTTATAATGCAAAAGTAACTTTAGATAAAAAAGACATAATCTCTATAGGTTCAACAGTTGATGCTCTCATCAAAGAGATATATGTAAGAGAGTTAGAACATGTAAAAAAAGGTCAAAAACTTTTTTCTATAAGAAGTAATGAGCTTTTAAATCTTCAAGAGAGTTACATCAAAGCTCTTATAGAGAGTGAAAGTATCAATAAAAATTATGCGAGAAATCAAAAACTCCAAGAAGAAGGAATTATCTCTTACAAAAAACTTTTAGAATCTCTTAGGCTAAAACAGAGTAGTGATTTAAGAGTAAAACTAAGTGCCAATGAGCTTCTTGCAAGTGGATTTGATGCTAAGTTATTAAAGAGAGTTAAACAAAGTCATCAAGCTCTAATGATGATAAATATTCTTGCTCCAAGAGATGCTGTAGTGGAAAAGATAGATGTAAATATCGGTCAAAAAGTGGAGTCAAACCGCAGTATGATGACAATCTTAGCAGATGCCAATAGATTTATACAAATGAGTGTCCCTGTTAAGAGTATAGAGAGTATATCTATTGGAGATAAGTGTAGCTTTGCATCTTATAGTGCTACTATCAAAGCTATAGGAAATGTAGTAAATACACAATCTCAATCTGTTGAAGTCTTAGCAAAAATAGACAACTCTAAAGATATTATGATAAACAGAATATATGCAGTTGTTATAAAAAAAGAGATGAGTGGTGTTTTAAAAATACAAAAAAGTGCTCTAGTTTTTGAGCAAAACAACTCCTATGTATTTAAGAAAGTTCCTGATGGTTTTGAAGTTATTAAAGTCAAGATAATAAAAGAAGGAGCAGTTTGTTATATTGTAGAGGCTGACTTGAAGGAGGGTGACTTGTTGGCATCTAGCTCTACTTCTGCACTACTAAATGCGATGGAGTCCTCAGATGAGTGA